A single region of the Lotus japonicus ecotype B-129 chromosome 4, LjGifu_v1.2 genome encodes:
- the LOC130712044 gene encoding ABC transporter G family member 1-like isoform X1 gives MASLIPHGPIDHEFRPNSAIPQKTLQDIEANTTILEIEASSNINASKMINGGGEASGWNQKKEMGMCLTWKDLWVSASMGKHGSKPILQGLTGFAKLGQLLAIMGPSGCGKSTLLDALAGRLSSNTKQTGEILINGNKQALAYGTSAYVTQDDTLMTTLTVKEAVHYSAQLQLPDSMSKAEKKERAEFTIREMGLQDAINTRIGGWGIKGISGGQKRRVSICIEILTRPKLLFLDEPTSGLDSAASYYVMKRISTLDKKDSIQRTIIASIHQPSSEVFQLFHNLCLLSSGKIVYFGPASAASEFFALNGFPCPTLQNPSDHLLKTINKDFEQDVEVGLEGTGTIPTEEAIRILVNSYKSSDRNQDVQSEVSVLSEKDKSSAYNKRRHASFLNQCIVLTRRSSVNMYRDLGYYWLRLGIYIALAISVATLFINLDKSNGSIQDRGSLLMFISSFFTFMTIGGFPSYVEDMKVFERERLNGHYGVTAYVIGNTFSSIPYLLLVSIIPGAIAYYPPGLQNGYDHFLYFLAVLFSCLMLVESLMMIVGSIVPNFLMGIITGAGIQGIMMLGGGFFKLPNDLPNPFWRYPLFYVAFHRYAFQGMFKNEFEGLKFARNEEVGAGASSSNYISGEEILRSRWQVDLSYSKWVDLGILLAMIVLYRVLFLVIIKTTEKLKPVVLSFKSVSPKKTMQIIENPNATPLKDEC, from the exons ATGGCTTCCCTTATTCCACATGGTCCTATTGATCATGAATTTAGACCGAACTCAGCAATACCACAGAAAACTCTCCAAGACATTGAAGCCAATACTACTATACTGGAGATAGAAGCATCATCCAATATTAATGCTTCGAAAATGATcaatggaggaggagaagcttCAGGTTGGAATCAGAAGAAAGAGATGGGTATGTGCTTGACTTGGAAGGATCTATGGGTGAGTGCCTCCATGGGAAAGCATGGAAGCAAACCAATTCTTCAGGGTTTAACTGGTTTTGCCAAGCTAGGTCAGCTCTTGGCCATAATGGGTCCTTCTGGTTGTGGGAAATCTACACTTCTCGATGCTCTGGCAG GGAGATTAAGTTCAAACACAAAACAAACAGGGGAGATTCTGATCAATGGTAACAAACAAGCACTGGCTTATGGAACTTCG GCATATGTGACACAAGATGATACCTTAATGACAACCTTAACAGTAAAAGAAGCAGTGCATTATTCAGCTCAACTTCAATTGCCTGATTCCATGTCCAAGGCAGAGAAGAAAGAGAGAGCAGAGTTTACAATCAGAGAAATGGGTCTGCAAGATGCCATTAACACACGAATTGGAGGTTGGGGAATTAAAGGAATTAGTGGCGGTCAGAAAAGGCGCGTTAGTATCTGCATAGAGATTCTAACTCGCCCTAAACTTCTATTTCTTGATGAACCAACTAGTGGATTGGATAGTGCAGCTTCCTATTATGTCATGAAAAGAATTTCCACATTGGATAAAAAAGATAGCATTCAGAGGACTATTATTGCCTCAATTCATCAGCCTAGTTCAGAAGTTTTTCAACTCTTCCACAACCTTTGTCTTCTATCTTCAGGCAAAATAGTTTATTTTGGACCTGCTTCTGCTGCATCTGAG TTTTTCGCTTTAAATGGTTTTCCATGTCCTACTCTCCAGAATCCATCAGATCATTTACTAAAGACTATAAACAAGGATTTTGAACAG GATGTTGAGGTTGGTTTAGAAGGGACTGGAACTATACCCACAGAAGAAGCCATTCGTATCCTTGTGAACTCATATAAGTCATCAGATAGGAACCAAGATGTTCAAAGTGAAGTATCAGTATTATCTGAAAAG GACAAAAGTTCAGCATACAACAAGAGAAGGCATGCTAGCTTCCTTAATCAATGCATAGTTCTTACAAGAAGATCGTCAGTTAACATGTACCGTGATCTAGGCTATTACTGGTTACGCCTTGGCATCTATATTGCCTTGGCTATAAGTGTAGCCACTCTCTTCATAAATCTGGATAAAAGTAATGGCTCAATTCAG GATAGAGGTTCACTTCTTATGTTTATTTCTTCATTCTTTACTTTCATGACCATTGGTGGATTCCCTTCCTATGTGGAGGACATGAAG GTATTTGAACGTGAAAGGCTAAATGGGCATTATGGTGTTACTGCATATGTAATTGGCAACACTTTTTCATCCATCCCATACTTGTTGCTGGTTTCAATAATTCCTGGAGCTATAGCTTACTACCCTCCTGGTCTCCAGAATGGATATGACCACTTTCTATATTTCCTTGCTGTTCTGTTTTCTTGTCTAATGTTAGTTGAGAGCCTTATGATGATAGTTGGTAGCATTGTCCCAAACTTTCTAATGGGTATCATAACTGGTGCTGGAATTCAAGGAATCATGATGTTGGGTGGAGGGTTCTTCAAATTGCCAAATGATCTTCCAAACCCATTTTGGAGATACCCTTTGTTCTATGTTGCATTTCATAGATATGCCTTCCAAGGAATGTTCAAAAACGAGTTTGAAGGACTTAAATTTGCTagaaatgaagaagttggtGCTGGTGCCTCATCATCAAATTACATTAGTGGTGAAGAGATTCTGAGAAGTAGATGGCAAGTGGACTTGAGTTACTCAAAATGGGTTGATCTTGGAATTTTGCTGGCCATGATTGTTCTGTATAGAGTGTTGTTTTTGGTGATCATCAAAACTACTGAGAAGCTGAAACCAGTTGTTCTATCATTCAAATCGGTTTCTCCCAAGAAAACAATGCAGATCATCGAGAATCCTAATGCCACTCCTTTGAAAGATGAGTGTTAG
- the LOC130712044 gene encoding ABC transporter G family member 1-like isoform X2: MLWQAYVTQDDTLMTTLTVKEAVHYSAQLQLPDSMSKAEKKERAEFTIREMGLQDAINTRIGGWGIKGISGGQKRRVSICIEILTRPKLLFLDEPTSGLDSAASYYVMKRISTLDKKDSIQRTIIASIHQPSSEVFQLFHNLCLLSSGKIVYFGPASAASEFFALNGFPCPTLQNPSDHLLKTINKDFEQDVEVGLEGTGTIPTEEAIRILVNSYKSSDRNQDVQSEVSVLSEKDKSSAYNKRRHASFLNQCIVLTRRSSVNMYRDLGYYWLRLGIYIALAISVATLFINLDKSNGSIQDRGSLLMFISSFFTFMTIGGFPSYVEDMKVFERERLNGHYGVTAYVIGNTFSSIPYLLLVSIIPGAIAYYPPGLQNGYDHFLYFLAVLFSCLMLVESLMMIVGSIVPNFLMGIITGAGIQGIMMLGGGFFKLPNDLPNPFWRYPLFYVAFHRYAFQGMFKNEFEGLKFARNEEVGAGASSSNYISGEEILRSRWQVDLSYSKWVDLGILLAMIVLYRVLFLVIIKTTEKLKPVVLSFKSVSPKKTMQIIENPNATPLKDEC; the protein is encoded by the exons ATGCTCTGGCAG GCATATGTGACACAAGATGATACCTTAATGACAACCTTAACAGTAAAAGAAGCAGTGCATTATTCAGCTCAACTTCAATTGCCTGATTCCATGTCCAAGGCAGAGAAGAAAGAGAGAGCAGAGTTTACAATCAGAGAAATGGGTCTGCAAGATGCCATTAACACACGAATTGGAGGTTGGGGAATTAAAGGAATTAGTGGCGGTCAGAAAAGGCGCGTTAGTATCTGCATAGAGATTCTAACTCGCCCTAAACTTCTATTTCTTGATGAACCAACTAGTGGATTGGATAGTGCAGCTTCCTATTATGTCATGAAAAGAATTTCCACATTGGATAAAAAAGATAGCATTCAGAGGACTATTATTGCCTCAATTCATCAGCCTAGTTCAGAAGTTTTTCAACTCTTCCACAACCTTTGTCTTCTATCTTCAGGCAAAATAGTTTATTTTGGACCTGCTTCTGCTGCATCTGAG TTTTTCGCTTTAAATGGTTTTCCATGTCCTACTCTCCAGAATCCATCAGATCATTTACTAAAGACTATAAACAAGGATTTTGAACAG GATGTTGAGGTTGGTTTAGAAGGGACTGGAACTATACCCACAGAAGAAGCCATTCGTATCCTTGTGAACTCATATAAGTCATCAGATAGGAACCAAGATGTTCAAAGTGAAGTATCAGTATTATCTGAAAAG GACAAAAGTTCAGCATACAACAAGAGAAGGCATGCTAGCTTCCTTAATCAATGCATAGTTCTTACAAGAAGATCGTCAGTTAACATGTACCGTGATCTAGGCTATTACTGGTTACGCCTTGGCATCTATATTGCCTTGGCTATAAGTGTAGCCACTCTCTTCATAAATCTGGATAAAAGTAATGGCTCAATTCAG GATAGAGGTTCACTTCTTATGTTTATTTCTTCATTCTTTACTTTCATGACCATTGGTGGATTCCCTTCCTATGTGGAGGACATGAAG GTATTTGAACGTGAAAGGCTAAATGGGCATTATGGTGTTACTGCATATGTAATTGGCAACACTTTTTCATCCATCCCATACTTGTTGCTGGTTTCAATAATTCCTGGAGCTATAGCTTACTACCCTCCTGGTCTCCAGAATGGATATGACCACTTTCTATATTTCCTTGCTGTTCTGTTTTCTTGTCTAATGTTAGTTGAGAGCCTTATGATGATAGTTGGTAGCATTGTCCCAAACTTTCTAATGGGTATCATAACTGGTGCTGGAATTCAAGGAATCATGATGTTGGGTGGAGGGTTCTTCAAATTGCCAAATGATCTTCCAAACCCATTTTGGAGATACCCTTTGTTCTATGTTGCATTTCATAGATATGCCTTCCAAGGAATGTTCAAAAACGAGTTTGAAGGACTTAAATTTGCTagaaatgaagaagttggtGCTGGTGCCTCATCATCAAATTACATTAGTGGTGAAGAGATTCTGAGAAGTAGATGGCAAGTGGACTTGAGTTACTCAAAATGGGTTGATCTTGGAATTTTGCTGGCCATGATTGTTCTGTATAGAGTGTTGTTTTTGGTGATCATCAAAACTACTGAGAAGCTGAAACCAGTTGTTCTATCATTCAAATCGGTTTCTCCCAAGAAAACAATGCAGATCATCGAGAATCCTAATGCCACTCCTTTGAAAGATGAGTGTTAG